The Buttiauxella selenatireducens genome has a window encoding:
- the tssJ gene encoding type VI secretion system lipoprotein TssJ encodes MATIAGKTCYTLLALAITATLSGCGLTQKVTDSTVAVTKSIFYKQVKTLHLDIQARDAVNNNANGAPLATVVRIYQLKDRKVFDGTDYPSLFADDSQAIKADLVAEKDIRIRPGGAVSIDVPLDETAQYVAVAGLFLAPDVTNNTWRLVLSRDDLDPDKARQIELNNQGMTLLPLKDK; translated from the coding sequence ATGGCGACTATCGCTGGTAAAACTTGTTACACCCTGTTGGCGCTGGCCATCACGGCAACCCTGAGCGGTTGCGGGCTGACCCAGAAAGTGACCGACAGCACCGTCGCGGTGACGAAATCTATTTTCTACAAGCAGGTAAAAACGCTGCATCTGGATATTCAGGCGCGCGATGCGGTGAACAACAATGCGAACGGTGCGCCGCTGGCGACGGTGGTGCGCATCTACCAACTCAAAGACCGCAAGGTGTTTGACGGTACGGATTATCCGTCGCTGTTTGCTGATGACAGCCAGGCGATTAAAGCTGACCTGGTGGCGGAGAAAGATATTCGTATTCGTCCTGGCGGTGCCGTCAGCATCGATGTACCTCTGGATGAGACAGCCCAGTATGTGGCAGTGGCAGGGCTGTTTCTGGCACCTGATGTCACCAATAACACCTGGCGACTGGTGCTGAGCCGGGACGATCTCGACCCGGATAAGGCTCGCCAGATTGAGCTCAATAATCAGGGGATGACCTTGCTGCCCCTGAAGGATAAATGA
- the tssG gene encoding type VI secretion system baseplate subunit TssG: MEREPQSASARLIEQMRDKLPYTQFYRFCQLLEQSQPDAPALGSHWQVKHDPVRFRPHPGMGFPASEFKRVEFPDQPHLPPTIRTTFMGLYGVESPLPTAYIDDITQRREGYEAVSDFLDIFNHRMITQYYRIWRKYSYPATFAPGGTDRTSKYLLSLCGLGIEGSATHIATPVSRFLALTSMMRLPTRTSEGVVALVQLLAPDTQATVIAHDRLRIPLRNQLAMSARQPVSMRSSPVMGTHAVDVNSQILLSLKTNNADEAREWLPGGQLHTDLLALLHVYLGSRLHVRLQLSVLRSLLPDAQLSCQPQHSGVLLGRTAVMRTQRAVATTKNNDELITINLGRWQRVQENLHRRETDEHGDYRW; this comes from the coding sequence ATGGAAAGAGAACCACAATCAGCGTCTGCCCGGCTAATTGAGCAGATGCGCGATAAGCTGCCGTACACGCAGTTTTATCGCTTCTGTCAGTTGCTCGAGCAGAGCCAGCCGGACGCGCCTGCACTGGGCAGCCACTGGCAGGTCAAACATGATCCGGTGCGTTTTCGTCCGCATCCGGGGATGGGGTTTCCGGCCAGCGAGTTTAAACGGGTGGAATTCCCGGACCAGCCGCACCTGCCGCCGACCATTCGCACCACCTTTATGGGCCTGTACGGCGTGGAATCACCGCTGCCGACGGCCTATATCGACGACATCACCCAGCGCCGGGAGGGGTACGAAGCGGTTAGTGATTTTCTGGATATTTTTAATCACCGGATGATCACCCAGTACTACCGCATCTGGCGCAAGTATTCGTATCCCGCCACCTTTGCACCAGGCGGTACGGACAGAACCTCGAAATATCTGCTGAGTCTGTGCGGGTTGGGGATTGAGGGGAGTGCTACGCATATTGCCACGCCGGTTTCCCGTTTCCTGGCGCTGACCAGCATGATGCGCCTGCCGACCCGCACCAGCGAAGGTGTGGTGGCACTGGTTCAGCTACTTGCGCCGGATACTCAGGCTACCGTCATTGCGCACGACCGGTTGCGTATCCCGTTGCGTAACCAACTGGCCATGAGCGCGCGCCAGCCCGTCAGCATGCGCAGCAGCCCGGTGATGGGGACCCACGCGGTGGATGTGAACAGCCAGATATTACTGAGCCTGAAAACGAACAATGCAGATGAAGCCCGTGAATGGCTGCCCGGTGGGCAACTGCATACCGATTTGCTGGCCTTACTGCATGTTTACCTCGGCTCGCGCCTGCATGTGCGCCTGCAACTCTCTGTTTTACGCAGCCTGCTACCGGATGCACAGCTTTCCTGTCAGCCGCAGCACAGCGGCGTGCTGCTGGGGCGTACCGCGGTAATGCGCACGCAGCGCGCGGTTGCCACTACCAAAAATAACGATGAACTTATTACGATTAACCTGGGCCGCTGGCAGCGTGTTCAGGAAAATCTTCACCGGAGGGAGACCGATGAACATGGCGACTATCGCTGGTAA